Proteins co-encoded in one Epinephelus moara isolate mb chromosome 13, YSFRI_EMoa_1.0, whole genome shotgun sequence genomic window:
- the tnrc6ba gene encoding trinucleotide repeat-containing gene 6B protein isoform X3: MEDKKRKKDEKRKREASQKVTEQKNKVPDLTKPASAQSPATQSSSASPSPGPTPSASPSPATLGPGSAATPSQGGNNAKRLAVANGQPTSTTISSSTAGGPSAAGNGSTSSGGGAQAPQQQPRYMPREVPPRFRCQQDHKVLLKRGQPPLSSMLLGGGGGGGDGPNANMAAVSDSGAAASSLALTSSSVAASTTTSNYANSMWGASSGSQASSQGREKVIVDGNDLEEWPSIAGSDGGGASFTTAGGGSSNNGMPVNSISASGNQSSPTSSFSLPNECMQSSNGVAWGMAASQGHLGGGNAVAAAGPLLQQPSSLSKASTVPGSHDASGPVDGSSGIPGANFNPNANPSAWPALVQQDGPAAAVEGGPSSFHHQGPGGSLSANNSASLGLGLGGGAVGVLGGHPPLSVNQSSTHQRQLHQMQSRDREMGGGKWDSESAGPKIAGGEGIGGGMDRGVGGGEMSVGDHSLASSWRGQSSFPAANSKTGASRTDGWEGGGGGTGGFGAAEGDNGTSGWGYPSSTSGANAWGSSGTAGNGSQTSGVSQGGWGSSGVGGERGVSGGDWGGSSTGIGGANPGGEGMGGACSSNSSSSGGSTAGNPPATSTSSSTATTMTRAWDNQKGESETGEWGAGVDGQGAQGGSSSSGGNSRNSSHSRPRRPSPNAEVALQNLLSRSDLDPRVLSNTGWGQTQIRQNTSWDFEEHGGQSKGGSSSATSKHPASLGGGSQYSGGPRTLINDSLGPGVNPSLVPSAGSSGEGWESSSNSSSSGASLSGRAPPPSGPNMRNLGVSQSGPVTTTGPGMGSGVMPGHSQQGKATGWGGGGMGVGDGQQAKGWGTEEWRDSSRGGNGGGWGDHGQQNDLASGGWGGNQEEKGTGGWKEMGGNGGGGGWGSGQKVGAGRDWGEQQSKSNSGGGGWEDERKNGGGNSGGDSGVGGWGSWDDGAPRRTWGAGGTGGGGSGGGGMGVVGGMGSKPHQSWSGGNKMHQMPNSQSGSITGPQAQLQQQQSQPRNQHPQRQQALDQGAMQGGGGRKPQAQNQNQSSGWTSGPIPGGSVGCGSGSEPSGWEEPSPQSISRKNEIDDGTSAWGDPTHYNYKPVNLWDKNSAPAGQQPPAQTQAQQQQQQQQQQQQQQQQQQQQQAPPIQQQPSRQAAGLGGPSGWGGTSPTSPTVDNGTAAWGKPTDAPTGWGDPDDAGGKTTGWGNPSPNPIKSSSKSMQDGWGDKEGSVAASRHSSWEDEEEGGGMWNSAGSQGSGSSWGQGSNGGWGQSHPGKKPSNKVPLKPGGGDSWMSPINRQFSNMGLLNDDPSGPNIDLAPGSLQEKKMDVEKRGMGMGMGMNDYNGDMRKGGRGGGGGMAYRPPGSKEATPGDAGSYYDKTLPLTNQDWCLGEEGPCSLYSPPTVYKPHSLFNHTIPFRQGGHSIFGSGGGMAQSRHQPSVPPINQSPGIRAQVPHQFLSPQVPGSVLKQMPPPSGSVGGVGGVGGVAGVGGSVFPAQLSPQHIAMLSSIYPPHIQFQLACQLLLQQQQPQQQQQQLLQNQRKFTPNVRQQPDPHQLARIMAVLQQQRQQQQVGGLGGSSKLSPSHHGGGGGGGPKLPGADPLPHPGLAGSVADLHQKTLGPYSGFSSGVNLPGLDLGGSVVGGPGGMKDLGIQQSRFKWMMEGHSSPDTSSPENAFHKNGPVTPMKMPGGSPYSQYDMMVGDGLGDNWHRTPGNKMGAKPPTTASWPPDHTCFSTSEFQPGVPWKGIDRVDPESDPYMTPGSMMGNAVSPNLNDTEHQLLQDNTDSTPPLNTLLPSPGAWPYSASDSPLNNAHNSAKYTDYKTSWPPEPIGHKSWKANRGSSQNQLSRPPPGLASQKQPSPSPWSGGAPRLAGRGWGGGSSTTASTWSDGSSRESCWLVLSNLTPQIDGSTLRTICMQHGPLLTFHLGLTQGTALIRYGSKQEAAKAQSALHMCVLGNTTILAEFVSEEDVARYIAHSQAGGAGSGGTTAGSTGSGPTASSTVGANGSGGSCERAGAGGSSGGGGVEGGSTTGGTGNGGGGPSSSGWQSLDSTGSSSDQSATQGPELGIFTQWSSNGTGVGGAGGVGAGRQGLWGGMGGMSGAGYPSSSLWGSPALEDRHQMGSPASLLPGDLLGGGTDSI; this comes from the exons ATGGAAgacaagaaaaggaaaaaagacgaaaaaaggaaaagggaagCCTCTCAGAAG Gtcacagaacaaaaaaacaaag TGCCAGACTTGACCAAGCCGGCATCTGCCCAGTCTCCTGCCACTCAGAGCAGCTCTGCCTCCCCCAGCCCTGGACCCACCCCCTCTGCCTCCCCATCCCCAGCCACCTTGGGCCCTGGCAGTGCTGCCACCCCGTCACAGGGCGGCAACAATGCCAAGCGCCTGGCGGTGGCTAACGGACAGCCCACCTCCACCACCATTTCTTCCTCCACCGCTGGCGGCCCCAGTGCTGCTGGAAACGGCAGTACAAGTAGCGGAGGCGGAGCCCAGGCGCCTCAGCAGCAACCGCGCTACATGCCGAGAGAAGTGCCGCCGCGATTCCGCTGCCAGCAGGACCATAAAGTGCTACTGAAGAGGGGTCAGCCGCCACTGTCCTCCATGCTGctgggagggggaggaggaggaggggatggccCCAATGCAAACATGGCTGCTGTCTCAG ATTCTGGTGCAGCTGCCTCCTCATTGGCCCTCACCTCATCATCAGTTGCTGcttctactactacttctaATTATGCAAATTCCATGTGGGGGGCGAGCTCAGGCAGCCAGGCCTCCTCTCAGGGCAGGGAGAAGGTGATTGTCGATGGCAACGACCTGGAGGAGTGGCCTAGCATCGCTGGCAGTGATGGGGGAGGAGCTTCTTTCACCACCGCTGGAGGAGGCAGCAGCAACAACGGAATGCCTGTGAACAGCATCAGTGCCTCTGGCAACCAATCCTCACCCACTTCCTCGTTCTCTTTGCCCAATGAATGTATGCAGTCGTCCAACGGTGTGGCGTGGGGGATGGCTGCCTCCCAGGGTCATCTTGGAGGAGGGAATGCAGTAGCTGCAGCTGGGCCTCTGCTACAACAGCCCTCCTCACTTTCCAAAGCCTCCACTGTGCCAGGGAGCCATGATGCCAGTGGCCCCGTTGACGGCAGCAGTGGGATTCCAGGTGCCAACTTCAATCCAAATGCCAACCCTTCGGCCTGGCCTGCCCTGGTGCAGCAGGATGGGCCCGCTGCTGCAGTAGAAGGAGGTCCGTCTTCCTTCCATCACCAGGGCCCTGGAGGGTCTTTGTCTGCCAACAACTCTGCTTCCCTGGGCCTTGGGCTGGGAGGCGGGGCAGTCGGGGTGCTGGGGGGTCACCCACCTTTATCTGTGAATCAATCAAGTACCCATCAGCGGCAACTTCACCAAATGCAatccagagacagagagatgggagGGGGAAAGTGGGACAGCGAATCAGCGGGACCAAAAATAGCAGGGGGAGAAGGGATTGGGGGAGGAATGGACCGTGGTGTGGGAGGAGGTGAGATGAGTGTGGGAGACCACAGCCTTGCCTCCTCATGGAGAGGCCAGTCTTCTTTCCCTGCAGCTAACTCCAAAACAGGAGCCTCAAGGACTGATGGATgggagggtggaggaggtggcACAGGTGGATTCGGAGCTGCTGAAGGGGATAATGGGACATCGGGTTGGGGGTATCCGAGTTCCACTAGTGGGGCTAATGCTTGGGGCAGTTCTGGAACTGCAGGAAACGGTAGTCAAACCTCCGGGGTATCTCAGGGAGGGTGGGGGTCATCAGGAgtaggaggggagagaggagttTCTGGTGGTGATTGGGGTGGTAGCTCCACTGGTATTGGTGGTGCTAATCCAGGAGGTGAGGGTATGGGTGGAGCCTGcagcagtaacagcagcagtagtggGGGCAGCACAGCTGGCAACCCCCCTGCCACCTCCACCTCTTCATCAACAGCCACCACTATGACCAGAGCTTGGGACAATCAGAagggagagagtgaaacaggGGAATGGGGTGCGGGAGTAGACGGACAGGGAGCACAGGGAGGATCTTCATCCAGTGGTGGAAATTCCAGAAACAGCAGTCACAGTCGTCCTCGCCGCCCTTCACCTAATGCTGAAGTTGCCTTACAGAACCTGCTCAGCCGGTCTGATCTGGACCCTCGGGTCCTGTCCAACACAGGCTGGGGCCAAACACAAATCCGACAAAACACGTCCTGGGACTTTGAAGAACATGGAGGACAGAGTAAAGGTGGATCATCATCAGCTACATCAAAACACCCAGCTTCTCTTGGTGGTGGTTCTCAGTATTCTGGTGGACCCAGGACTCTAATCAATGATTCTTTGGGTCCAGGGGTCAATCCGTCCCTGGTTCCATCTGCTGGGTCCTCCGGAGAGGGctgggagagcagcagcaacagtagcaGTAGTGGGGCCTCTCTGTCTGGGAGAGCCCCACCACCTTCAGGCCCCAACATGAGAAATCTTGGCGTCTCACAATCTGGGCCAGTGACCACAACGGGACCTGGTATGGGGTCAGGGGTAATGCCAGGACATAGCCAGCAGGGGAAGGCTACAggctggggtggaggaggaatGGGTGTTGGGGACGGCCAGCAGGCCAAGGGTTGGGGGACTGAGGAATGGAGAGACAGTAGTAGAGGAGGAAATGGTGGAGGATGGGGTGATCATGGGCAACAGAACGACCTAGCGAGTGGAGGCTGGGGAGGAAATCAGGAGGAGAAAGGGACAGGGGGATGGAAAGAAATGGGAggaaatggaggaggaggtgggtggGGATCAGGACAGAAGGTTGGGGCAGGTAGGGACTGGGGAGAGCAACAGTCCAAATCAAATagtggaggagggggatgggaggatgagaggaagaacggaggaggaaaCTCAGGTGGGGATTCAGGTGTGGGTGGTTGGGGGAGCTGGGATGATGGTGCTCCCCGCAGAACCTGGGGAGCAGGGGGCACAGGGGGAGGAGgcagtggaggaggggggatGGGTGTTGTTGGGGGCATGGGGTCCAAACCCCATCAAAGTTGGAGTGGAGGAAACAAAATGCACCAGATGCCAAACAGCCAGTCGGGCTCCATCACAGGCCCGCAGGCACAACTGCAACAGCAACAATCACAGCCCCGCAATCAGCATCCACAGCGACAGCAAGCATTGGACCAAGGGGCTATGCAAGGGGGCGGGGGGAGGAAACCTCAAGCCCAGAATCAGAACCAAAGCTCAGGCTGGACCTCGGGGCCCATCCCTGGTGGCTCCGTAGGATGTGGAAGTGGATCTGAACCAAGTGGCTGGGAGGAGCCCTCGCCACAGTCTATAAGCAGGAAGAACGAGATAGATGATGGAACATCAGCATGGGGAGACCCAACCCATTACAACTACAAGCCGGTCAACCTGTGGGATAAAAACAGCGCCCCTGCTGGCCAGCAGCCTCCGGCCCAGACTCAGgcgcaacagcagcaacagcaacagcaacagcagcagcagcagcagcagcagcagcagcagcagcaggcaccTCCAATACAGCAGCAGCCTAGCAGGCAGGCTGCAGGGCTCGGAG gtccttcgGGTTGGGGTGGTACTTCTCCAACTAGTCCTACAGTAGACAATGGCACGGCAGCTTGGGGAAAGCCCACTGATGCCCCTACAGGCTGGGGAGACCCTGACGATGCTGGAGGGAAGACAACGGGCTGGGGAAACCCTTCTCCCAACCCCATCAAATCTA GTTCAAAGTCTATGCAAGATGGCTGGGGGGACAAAGAGGGCTCTGTGGCTGCCTCGCGCCACTCAAGCtgggaggacgaggaggagggaggCGGCATGTGGAACAGCGCCGGCTCCCAGGGAAGCGGCTCGTCTTGGGGACAGGGAAGCAATGGGGGCTGGGGACAGAGCCACCCTGGGAAGAAGCCCAGCAACAAG GTTCCACTGAAGCCTGGCGGAGGAGACTCGTGGATGAGCCCCATCAACAGACAGTTCTCTAACATGGGACTGCTG AACGATGATCCAAGTGGTCCAAACATTGACCTGGCTCCAGGATCCCTCCAGGAGAAGAAGATGGATGTGGAGAAAAGAGGCATGGGGATGGGTATGGGTATGAACGATTATAATGGAGACATgaggaagggaggaagaggaggaggaggagggatggcTTATCGTCCACCTGGTTCCAAAGAGGCAACACCTGGGGATGCTGGGTCCTACTATGATAAG ACCTTGCCTTTGACCAATCAGGATTGGTGCCTTGGGGAGGAGGGTCCTTGCTCTCTATACTCACCACCCACTGTCTACAAGCCCCATTCCCTCTTCAACCACACTATTCCCTTTAGACAA GGCGGTCACAGTATCTTTGGCAGTGGTGGAGGGATGGCTCAGTCAAGACACCAGCCAAGTGTCCCACCCATAAATCAGTCCCCAGGGATACGAGCGCAAGTGCCTCATCAGTTCCTGTCACCTCAG GTGCCAGGCTCCGTGCTGAAGCAGATGCCCCCTCCCAGCGGGAGCGTGGGGGGTGTTGGCGGCGTGGGAGGAGTGGCAGGAGTCGGGGGAAGTGTGTTCCCTGCACAGCTGTCCCCCCAGCATATTGCCATGCTCAGCAGCATCTATCCACCTCACATCCAGTTTCAGCTG GCTTGTCAGCTcctgctccagcagcagcagccacaacagcagcaacagcagctacTGCAAAACCAGAGGAAGTTCACACCAAACGTGCGGCAGCAGCCTGACCCTCATCAG CTGGCCAGAATCATGGcggtgctccagcagcagaggcagcagcagcaggtcggGGGTTTAGGTGGCAGCTCCAAACTCTCCCCCTCCCACCATGGTGGAGGTGGCGGAGGGGGTCCCAAACTGCCTGGGGCTGATCCCCTGCCCCATCCAGGTCTGGCAGGATCTGTGGCTGACCTGCATCAGAAAACTCTCGGACCATACTCCG GGTTTAGTTCTGGGGTGAACCTGCCAGGTTTGGACCTGGGTGGCTCTGTAGTGGGGGGGCCTGGGGGCATGAAGGACCTCGGGATTCAGCAGTCCCGCTTCAAATGGATGATGGAGGGACACTCTTCTCCAGACACCTCCTCACCTGAGAACGCATTCCACAAAAATG GTCCTGTCACCCCCATGAAGATGCCGGGGGGCTCGCCCTACTCTCAGTACGACATGATGGTTGGAGACGGGCTGGGCGACAACTGGCATCGCACCCCTGGCAACAAGATGGGTGCCAAGCCTCCCACCACGGCCAGCTGGCCCCCTG ACCACACATGTTTTTCTACTTCAGAGTTCCAGCCTGGTGTGCCCTGGAAGGGAATCGATCGTGTCGACCCTGAATCTGACCCTTACATGACCCCAGgaagcatgatgggaaatgcaGTGTCCCCCAACCTCAATGATACTGAGCACCAGTTGTTACAAGACAATACTG ATTCCACCCCTCCCCTCAACACCTTGCTGCCTTCACCTGGTGCCTGGCCCTACAGTGCCTCAGACAGTCCCCTCAACAACGCACACAACTCag caaagtacACAGACTACAAGACCAGCTGGCCCCCAGAGCCCATCGGACACAAGTCTTGGAAAGCTAACCGCGGCAGCAGCCAGAACCAGCTGTCCCGCCCACCTCCAGGACTAGCCAGTCAAAAGCAGCCATCACCTTCCCCTTGGTCCGGAGGAGCCCCTCGATTGGCTGGTCGGGGCTGGGGCGGCGGCTCGAGCACCACTG CCTCGACCTGGAGTGATGGCAGCTCTCGGGAAAGCTGCTGGTTGGTGCTCAGCAACCTCACAccacag ATTGATGGCTCTACTCTGAGGACCATCTGCATGCAGCACGGCCCTCTGCTGACCTTTCACCTTGGCCTGACCCAGGGCACTGCTCTGATTCGCTACGGCTCCAAACAGGAGGCAGCCAAGGCCCAAAGTGCACTCCACAT GTGTGTTCTGGGTAACACCACCATCTTGGCAGAGTTTGTGAGCGAGGAGGATGTGGCTCGCTACATTGCACATTCCCAGGCAGGAGGAGCAGGGAGCGGAGGAACCACAGCTGGCTCTACAGGCTCCGGGCCTACAGCATCCTCCACAGTGGGGGCCAACGGCAGCGGAGGGAGCTGCGAGCGAGCCGGAGCAGGAGGCAGCAGCGGGGGAGGAGGAGTAGAAGGAGGTTCCACAACTGGAGGAACAGGAAATGGAGGAGGCGGGCCTTCCAGCTCTGGGTGGCAGAGTCTGGACAGCACAGGCAGCTCATCGGACCAGTCTGCCACCCAGGGGCCCGAGCTGGGAATCTTCACCCAGTGGAGCAGCAATGGAACCGGGGTGGGCGGGGCTGGAGGTGTTGGGGCCGGAAGGCAGGGCCTGTGGGGGGGGATGGGTGGGATGAGTGGGGCGGGGTACCCCAGCAGTAGCCTCTGGGGTTCCCCGGCACTTGAGGATCGTCACCAGATGGGCAGCCCTGCCTCACTGCTGCCAGGGGACCTGCTGGGCGGGGGGACTGACTCCATCTAA